A genome region from Fusarium musae strain F31 chromosome 5, whole genome shotgun sequence includes the following:
- a CDS encoding hypothetical protein (EggNog:ENOG41~antiSMASH:Cluster_5.6), whose amino-acid sequence MVASRVDPADALQVAAITFDWGDSLDAKDWDRLASIVAPELVNVLKVDYTAVTGEKWDAMPDKDFVAMVSDPGFVGDPLVVSQHFIGASKYEALSDGRIIGTHQLRAAHQRYTGPDKKTVEAKGHCHAVMQHTYAKIDGEWKLAGLKPTMYWNEHDFSKIFKGSQ is encoded by the exons ATGGTTGCTTCAAGAGTTGATCCCGCCG atgCTCTTCAAGTTGCTGCAATCACTTTCGACTGGGGAGACAGCCTCGACGCAAAG GACTGGGATCGCTTGGCCAGCATCGTCGCCCCGGAACTAGTT AATGTCCTCAAGGTTGATTATACCGCAGTGACCGGTGAGAAGTGGGATGCCATGCCGGACAAAGACTTTGTCGCCATGGTCTCAGACCCTGGATTTGTTGGTGACCCTCTTGTTGTCAGCCAACATTTCATCGGAGCTTCCAAATATGAAGCTCTCTCCGATGGCCGTATAATCGGTACTCACCAGCTCCGTGCTGCTCACCAGCGGTACACAGGACCCGACAAGAAGACAGTTGAGGCCAAGGGGCACTGCCATGCTGTTATGCAACATACTTATGCAAAGATCGATGGGGAATGGAAGTTGGCTGGTTTGAAGCCCACCATGTACTGGAATGAGCATGACTTTTCCAAGATTTTCAAAGGAAGCCAGTAA
- a CDS encoding hypothetical protein (EggNog:ENOG41~antiSMASH:Cluster_5.6~SMCOG1005:Drug resistance transporter, EmrB/QacA), with product MSDRSSCEYSERAGEAKGNNNVSMKSLLLLLSISLVYFVQVANVVGSGALTRDISAVVGGSNDSVWYSEVIAILTALLGIPASQAADLWGRKRILIFLTSCGFTGSLIIAKASSSGTVIAGFAVSGISFGAQPLLHAISSEVVARKYRPWAQGSINVAASLGAIVGLLIGGVLTRHEHHDGFRAYWYMVAGIYVVATVACQLFYNPPSRALEIVLSVAEKMRYLDWVGYGFLTPALVLFCMSLAWSGNLYSWTDAHVLATFLIGVLSGVTLIVYETLIKKNGMFHHRLFRDRNFALALGCIFAEGMAFHCGNNYFAFEVSVLFATDNLVIGAQYSMAFIALGISAIVSGIWCSMSKALRFPIILAFGFKILFMVLMATVSKSTPQALIWIYPITLGLGLGVCMPALITVAHFATPRDLIAITSGLMISIRSLGGSIGLAIFNAIFSNGFSSNLGPKISHAVLPLGFPERELPQLIPALAHNDTVALKHINGISPEIIRAGADGLLEAYRVSFRAVWLTTASLCLVASIAAFFLRDPREKFTSQIDAPITPDTEVVETEKRTKSPGDSA from the exons ATGTCTGATAGATCTTCGTGCGAGTACAGCGAAAGGGCTGGTGAAGCTAAGGGGAACAATAATGTGTCTATGAAGAGTCTGCTGTTGTTACTT TCGATCAGCCTTGTCTATTTCGTCCAAGTTGCCAATGTCGTTGGATCTGGGGCCTTGACCAGAGACATCTCCGCCGTTGTTGGTGGTTCCAATGACTCAGTCTGGTACAGTGAAGTCATCGCAATCTTGACAGCTCTTCTCGGCATCCCTGCTTCGCAAGCCGCCGATCTCTGGGGTCGTAAAAGGATACTCATTTTCTTAACGAGCTGCGGCTTTACCGGCTCTCTCATTATCGCTAAAGCTTCATCTTCCGGCACGGTCATCGCTGGCTTCGCGGTATCAGGCATTTCGTTTGGTGCACAACCGCTCCTTCACGCCATTTCCTCCGAGGTCGTCGCTCGCAAGTATCGTCCTTGGGCACAGGGAAGTATCAATGTTGCTGCTTCCTTGGGAGCAATTGTCGGTCTTTTGATCGGCGGGGTGTTGACTAGACATGAGCACCACGATGGCTTCCGAGCTTACTGGTACATGGTCGCTGGCATATATGTAGTCGCGACAGTCGCATGCCAATTGTTCTATAACCCGCCCTCGAGAGCCTTAGAAATCGTCCTCAGCGTAGCAGAGAAAATGCGTTACTTGGACTGGGTTGGGTACGGCTTCTTGACTCCTGCGCTCGTCCTTTTTTGCATGTCTCTGGCTTGGAGCGGGAACCTATATTCATGGACTGATGCCCATGTGCTGGCCACTTTCCTCATCGGCGTACTTTCGGGAGTTACCCTTATCGTATATGAGACATTGATCAAAAAGAACGGCAtgtttcatcatcgtctcttTCGCGATCGAAACTTTGCACTCGCTTTGGGTTGCATCTTTGCTGAGGGCATGGCATTCCACTGTGGCAACAACTATTTCGCCTTTGAAGTCAGTGTCCTCTTCGCAACTGATAATCTTGTCATCGGCGCCCAGTACAGTATGGCCTTCATCGCTCTGGGCATCTCTGCCATCGTGAGTGGTATATGGTGTTCTATGAGTAAGGCTTTACGTTTCCCCATTATACTGGCCTTTGGCTTCAAAATCCTGTTCATGGTCTTGATGGCTACTGTCTCCAAGTCGACACCTCAAGCCCTCATCTGGATATACCCCATAACTCTCGGTCTCGGACTGGGTGTTTGCATGCCAGCGCTGATTACAGTAGCTCATTTTGCAACACCTCGAGACTTGATCGCGATTACATCTGGTCTTATGATATCTATCAGAAGCTTGGGGGGGTCTATTGGTTTGGCTATCTTCAACGCCATCTTCTCTAATGGGTTTTCATCCAACTTGGGGCCTAAGATATCTCATGCCGTCTTGCCACTTGGCTTCCCCGAAAGGGAGTTGCCTCAACTCATACCAGCCCTTGCCCATAACGATACAGTGGCTCTCAAGCATATCAACGGCATTTCTCCAGAAATAATTCGCGCTGGCGCTGATGGTCTTCTGGAAGCTTACCGCGTAAGCTTTCGTGCTGTCTGGCTGACCACTGCGAGTTTATGTCTCGTCGCCAGCATCG CCGCTTTCTTTCTACGCGATCCTAGAGAGAAGTTTACTTCCCAGATCGACGCTCCCATTACACCGGATACAGAGGTTGTAGAGActgagaagaggacgaagagtCCAGGGGATTCTGCTTAG
- a CDS encoding hypothetical protein (EggNog:ENOG41) has product MTAASPHPFDPLSPEEILRASRIVRPHFGDHDPNFRVITLLEPAKKEMITYLEKEHLNQPTDHTPTRHARVEASIKAETEGNQLFELIVDLDADKVVKKQHVEGKHSYIDTDYMKAVEAACLANEEVQALIKTLDLPEGATVVVEPWAYATDGMNDMTHRVSMCWFYVRLLENPNANYYAYPLDVCAEVSESLRVMKVYRLPTTPDERANNVKRPFDRRRIHSAATSEYHPDLRPSPRTTTKPLHVTQPEGPSFHIEGNRLTWEKWELRVGFNYREGLTLHDVRYDGRSLFYRLSLAEMFVPYGDPRAPYPRKAAFDLGNDGAGINANNLQLGCDCLGTIKYFDAYHNTSSGEPLKLPNVVCCHEQDDGILWKHTNFRTNVPVVTRSRILVLQTIITVTNYEYIFAWHFSQDASIFYEVRATGILSTAPTSIDHKGTYPYGNIVAPGVMAPYHQHLFSLRIDPAIDGHANSLVVEESKPLPIDDPAIHNPFGVGYVTESKAVEEEGGFDLDFTKARTFKFVNENKINPITGTPVGFKLMPFYSQMLLAHPESFHAKRSEFAEHAVWVTRYEDNDHFPAGKYTMQSAGGDGLASVIARRRNTGVAHSVRNEDIVIWHTFGSTHNPRIEDWPVMPSEKMMVGLKPVNFFSGNPGLDVAPSTQEKNKSVLYIGEDKKDSTCCSSKL; this is encoded by the exons ATGACCGCTGCATCGCCTCATCCGTTTGACCCTCTGTCGCCCGAGGAGATCTTGAGG GCTTCACGCATCGTGCGCCCCCACTTTGGCGATCATGACCCCAACTTCCGCGTCATCACTCTTCTTGAGCCcgccaagaaggaaatgaTCACGTATCTCGAAAAAGAACATCTCAATCAACCTACCGACCATACGCCAACTCGCCATGCTCGAGTGGAGGCATCCATTAAAGCTGAAACTGAAGGGAATCAGCTTTTTGAGCTTATCGTCGATCTTGACGCCGATAAAgttgtcaagaagcagcatGTCGAAGGGAAGCATTCTTACATCGATACTGATTATATGAaagctgttgaagctgcttgTCTCGCCAATGAAGAGGTTCAGGCTCTGATAAAGACTCTTGATCTACCTGAAGGAGCgactgttgttgttgaaccGTGGGCTTATGCGACGGATGGCATGAATGATATGACCCATCGAGTCAGCATG TGCTGGTTCTATGTACGGCTGTTGGAAAACCCCAATGCGAACTATTACGCTTATCCTTTGGATGTATGCGCCGAGGTATCCGAATCTCTTAGGGTCATGAAGGTATATCGTctaccaacaacaccagacGAAAGAGCGAACAACGTAAAGCGACCATTCGATCGCCGAAGAATCCACTCTGCTGCAACTAGCGAATATCATCCCGATTTGCGACCAAGCCCCAGGACTACTACCAAGCCACTGCATGTAACTCAGCCCGAAGGTCCGTCATTCCATATCGAAGGCAATCGTCTGACCTGGGAGAAATGGGAGCTCCGAGTTGGCTTCAACTACCGAGAAGGTCTCACTCTTCATGACGTTCGATATGATGGTCGAAGCCTGTTCTATCGCCTTTCGTTGGCTGAGATGTTCGTACCATATGGCGATCCACGAGCCCCATATCCACGAAAGGCTGCGTTCGACCTCGGTAATGATGGCGCTGGTATCAATGCCAACAATCTACAGCTTGGCTGCGATTGCCTTGGAACGATTAAGTACTTTGACGCTTATCACAACACGTCATCGGGCGAGCCTCTAAAACTACCCAATGTCGTCTGCTGTCACGAACAGGATGATGGAATTCTGTGGAAGCATACAAATTTCCGCACGAATGTTCCAGTCGTAACTCGTTCTCGAATCTTGGTCTTGCAGACCATAATCACTGTTACCAACTACGAGTACATTTTCGCTTGGCACTTCAGTCAAGATGCTTCCATCTTCTACGAGGTTCGGGCAACAGGCATTCTGTCCACTGCGCCAACCTCCATTGATCACAAAGGAACGTATCCTTATGGAAATATCGTGGCGCCTGGAGTTATGGCACCATATCATCAGCATCTTTTCAGTCTTCGCATTGACCCTGCGATTGACGGCCATGCCAACTCACTCGTGGTCGAAGAGAGCAAGCCACTTCCCATCGACGATCCTGCCATTCATAATCCCTTCGGCGTAGGCTATGTGACTGAGAGTAAGGCCGTCGAAGAGGAAGGCGGCTTTGATCTCGATTTCACAAAAGCGCGAACCTTCAAATTTGTCAACGAGAACAAGATCAACCCCATCACCGGTACCCCAGTCGGCTTCAAGCTCATGCCCTTCTACAGCCAAATGCTTCTCGCACACCCTGAATCCTTCCACGCCAAGCGCTCGGAGTTTGCGGAGCATGCGGTGTGGGTAACCAGGTATGAAGACAACGATCATTTCCCCGCGGGTAAATACACGATGCAATCAGCCGGAGGCGACGGCTTGGCATCTGTAATTGCGAGGCGCCGAAACACCGGAGTTGCTCATTCCGTGAGGAACGAGGATATTGTCATATGGCATACCTTCGGCTCCACTCATAACCCGCGTATTGAGGATTGGCCCGTCATGCCGagtgagaagatgatggttgGCTTGAAGCCCGTGAACTTCTTCTCTGGAAATCCGGGGTTGGATGTCGCGCCTTCGACGCAGGAGAAGAATAAGAGTGTGCTTTATATAGGAGAGGATAAGAAAGACTCTACATGCTGCAGTTCGAAGCTCTAA
- a CDS encoding hypothetical protein (EggNog:ENOG41~antiSMASH:Cluster_5.6), with the protein MSSSDDSDSGITASSDSDTESIISESEEDDEAGFDEIDHQLSDIDDGNQVSESVFLEGTESVLNLLFFGGGSLAGAIAHTSDTNGTTHQPRAQTADTENNLDTLDLGGDDTSSEANTAALHTNQGSNAVRALEASVYRDMCRDYLDMPFPAQNYGTTSNTSTQLVNVSHNPGFLGWLGGRLQRTFFQPSVYTPLPSHSHIRVLLIQPGVNEDTLVASFELLDLNAASIRFEAISYQWSEGGNQRASMRLGGEKISINAYLRNILLHLRLEQQIRVVWADALCINQSDHEERLHQVSIMQRIYSQAFRVIGFVGKDYTHAKR; encoded by the exons ATGTCAAGTTCAGATGACTCAGATAGCGGTATCACAGCCTCCTCTGACTCGGATACCGAAAGTATCATCAGCGAGTccgaggaagatgacgaggctgGCTTCGACGAGATCGATCATCAGCTCTCTGATATTGATGATGGCAATCAAGTTTCTGAGTCTGTGTTCCTTGAGGGAACCGAAAGTGTTCTCAACT TACTATTTTTCGGGGGCGGCAGTCTCGCTGGAGCTATTGCCCATACTTCCGACACCAATGGGACTACTCACCAGCCCAGGGCCCAGACTGCTG ACACGGAGAACAACCTGGACACCTtggatcttggtggtgatgatactTCCTCGGAGGCCAACACAGCCGCGTTGCATACAAACCAGGGATCCAATGCTGTACGGGCTTTGGAAGCAAGCGTTTACCGGGACATGTGTCGCGATTATTTGGACATGCCTTTTCCAGCACAAAACTATGGTACAACTTCCAACACATCTACTCAGCTTGTTAATGTCTCTCACAATCCCGGGTTCTTGGGATGGCTAGGTGGGCGGCTTCAACGTACATTCTTTCAGCCGAGTGTATATACCCCTTTGCCCTCTCACTCGCACATTCGCGTGCTTCTGATCCAGCCTGGAGTGAACGAGGACACCCTGGTGGCCTCGTTCGAACTCCTGGATCTGAACGCAGCAAGCATTCGCTTTGAAGCAATTTCTTATCAGTGGAGTGAGGGTGGTAATCAGAGAGCGTCTATGCGTCTTGGAGGTGAGAAAATATCTATCAACGCGTATCTTCGAAATATTCTACTGCATCTTCGGCTCGAGCAACAAATTCGGGTCGTGTGGGCCGATGCATTGTGTATCAATCAGTCCGACCACGAGGAACGTCTTCATCAAGTCAGTATAATGCAAAGGATATACTCCCAAGCATTTAGAGTCATTGGATTTGTTGGCAAGGACTATACCCATGCGA AACGATag
- a CDS encoding hypothetical protein (EggNog:ENOG41~antiSMASH:Cluster_5.6), producing MAATIHLPAVKLQKIQERFPDAIISKITSAPDHPRFNYDGFKPGRRVLEAGHVRYPGRRPFGVPTVYERDQAITVRDGARLYADIFRPETSDTQPVPCILPWSPYGKTGTGPQNYDFMAPYRAGIALDRTSGYEKFEAPDPSEWAERGYAVLNIDARGAGHSQGVIARWGIQEAEDVYDVIEWLSKQPWCNGSVVMAGNSWLAISQINFVSRMHHPALKAIAPWEGYTDLYRHYVARGGRPHIPGFHRMISNGLAGPEGAENVVAMLEKHPLYDDYWEAKRIPVENIDNIPMYVVASYSSMLHTYGSFQTFRQAKTEKKWLRVHPYQEYELQQFFDFYCKPDIVKGTNWESSTPRVRLSLLGFEADGSSATTVIERPEESYLLARQRLRTLYLDGEKAKLVDSTPDQESIKSYEGKTTFDVATELAGYPKAVLYMSCPDHDDFDVVVQVRKIDSNGRQLSHLNYPCPVPIDEVPDVNTAKTLGPQGFLRASHSVSLKGHGGPVVSHDLSRETDVLYSHRVRRPINPGTIVRLEIPIWPIGMAFAAGEGIALNVSGHDMCLPETDLCRLREPEDENVGRHHVHTGGKYDSHLIIPVIMG from the exons ATGGCAGCAACTATTCACCTACCAGCCGTCAAACTCCAGAAAATCCAGGAACGATTCCCGGATGCCATCATATCAAAGATCACCTCAGCACCTGACCATCCCCGGTTCAATTACGACGGCTTCAAACCGGGCCGTCGAGTTCTAGAAGCAGGCCATGTTCGCTATCCGGGTCGCAGGCCATTCGGTGTACCAACTGTATATGAGCGAGACCAAGCTATTACGGTTCGCGATGGCGCTCGTCTATACGCAGACATCTTCCGCCCCGAAACGTCTGATACACAGCCTGTTCCATGTATCCTTCCGTGGAGCCCATACGGTAAAACTGGTACGGGACCTCAGAACTACGACTTCATGGCCCCTTATCGAGCTGGAATCGCGCTTGATCGCACATCAGGCTATGAAAAGTTCGAGGCTCCCGATCCTTCCGAGTGGGCTGAGCGTGGCTACGCTGTTTTGAACATTGATGCTCGTGGTGCTGGACATAGTCAAGGAGTCATTGCACGATGGGGCATTCAAGAAGCAGAGGACGTTTATGACGTCATTGAGTGGCTGTCTAAACAGCCTTGGTGCAATGGCTCCGTCGTGATGGCCGGGAATTCCTGGTTGGCTATATCGCAGATTAACTTTGTTTCCAGAATGCACCATCCTGCATTGAAAGCGATTGCACCCTGGGAAGGTTATACAGATCTGTATCGCCACTATGTTGCCAGGGGTGGACGTCCCCATATTCCTGGCTTCCACCGGATGATCTCAAACGGGCTTGCGGGGCCTGAAGGTGCTGAGAACGTTGTCGCCATGCTTGAGAAACATCCGCTGTACGACGACTACTGGGAGGCCAAGAGAATTCCTGTTGAGAACATCGACAATATTCCTATGTATGTTGTTGCTTCATACTCAAGCATGCTGCATACATATGGCTCGTTCCAGACTTTTCGACAAGCCAAGACAGAAAAGAAGTGGCTTCGTGTCCATCCGTATCAAGAAT ATGAACTTCAGCAGTTTTTCGACTTCTATTGCAAGCCTGATATTGTCAAAGGCACAAACTGGGAATCCTCAACCCCTCGGGTCCGGCTTTCACTGCTTGGCTTTGAGGCAGACGGGAGTTCCGCCACGACTGTTATCGAGAGGCCTGAGGAGAGTTACCTGCTTGCAAGACAAAGGCTACGAACTCTATACCTTGACggggaaaaagcaaaactaGTAGATTCAACACCAGATCAGGAATCCATAAAGTCGTATGAAGGAAAAA CGACATTTGATGTCGCAACTGAGCTGGCTGGCTACCCAAAGGCAGTGTTATACATGTCATGCCCCGACCATGACGATTTCGATGTTGTAGTGCAGGTTCGCAAGATCGATAGCAACGGCCGGCAGCTCTCACATCTCAACTACCCTTGTCCTGTTCCAATTGACGAGGTACCCGATGTAAACACAGCGAAAACTTTAGGTCCGCAGGGCTTCCTTCGAGCTTCGCATAGCGTCTCTCTTAAGGGACATGGCGGGCCCGTTGTTTCCCACGATCTGTCGCGTGAGACAGACGTTTTGTACAGCCACCGTGTTCGACGGCCCATCAACCCTGGTACAATTGTCCGCCTAGAGATCCCCATATGGCCGATTGGGATGGCGTTCGCCGCTGGAGAAGGCATAGCGCTCAACGTTTCTGGGCATGATATGTGCCTACCTGAGACTGACTTGTGTCGCTTGAGAGAACcagaggatgagaatgtcGGGAGGCACCATGTTCATACAGGAGGTAAGTACGACAGCCATTTGATCATTCCTGTTATCATGGGTTAG
- a CDS encoding hypothetical protein (antiSMASH:Cluster_5.6~MEROPS:MER0066227): protein MASTLEHLTPKIPAASMDHREALQITGERRVENNEHSDLKAKEDGIAFWTKHTKPVLASLLKSVGDYTPEQQDAHLEFLDNYIIPTMGHAPEKDRARSLLTPNGSPFETSLNNSDSGKSYVRFCYEPVFPGSDGVTEDPIPIIADKTGADLRWFNQFAAEFYPSGEDAVILAEKMPKDTIRIPKVFLAFDLKEDNQTMKAYFYPVIKWMTAKQNSDRAGFDLIRRLDPLGPSFGPAIDMIEKYQTKLYQDPPLTVVIGIDCISPEEGARVKIYIEPQSNTWEAVVQHVTLGGQVTDKTTMEGLAVLRDMWHILINEPEDKEFDEKFSKKILEDKPDVSGACFSWELKPGQDVPEVKIYVPLNQYFKNDKDAAEAMEKVFRKRGWTWGIEGTYKKIVSDA from the exons ATGGCATCGACATTAGAGCATCTTACTCCTAAAATACCTGCAGCATCAATGGACCACAGAGAAGCTCTTCAAATCACAGGAGAAAGGCGAGTCGAAAA TAATGAGCACTCAGATCTCAAAGCTAAAGAAGATGGCATAGCATTCTGGACGAAGCACACCAAACCGGTTCTGGCATCCCTTCTCAAATCAGTCGGAGACTACACTCCCGAACAGCAAGATGCTCATCTCGAGTTCCTTGACAACTATATCATCCCGACCATGGGGCATGCGCCTGAAAAGGACCGCGCAAGATCACTTCTGACCCCAAATGGCTCACCATTCGAAACCAGTCTCAACAATAGTGACAGCGGCAAGTCATACGTCCGTTTCTGCTACGAACCAGTGTTTCCAGGCTCAGATGGCGTCACTGAAGATCCCATTCCAATAATCGCCGACAAGACTGGTGCTGATCTCCGTTGGTTCAATCAGTTTGCCGCAGAATTCTATCCATCCGGGGAAGATGCTGTGATTTTAGCGGAGAAGATGCCAAAGGACACTATTCGTATACCTAAAGTGTTTCTAGCCTTTGATCTCAAGGAGGACAACCAGACTATGAAGGCGTATTTCTACCCTGTTATCAAGTGGATGACAGCAAAGCAAAACTCGGATAGAGCTGGGTTTGACCTCATCCGACGACTTGATCCCCTTGGTCCATCGTTCGGGCCAGCTATCGACATGATCGAGAAGTACCAGACCAAGTTGTACCAAGATCCACCGCTCACTGTGGTTATCGGTATTGACTGCATAAGTCCCGAAGAAGGTGCTCGAGTCAAGATCTACATCGAACCCCAATCCAACACCTGGGAAGCAGTTGTACAGCACGTCACCTTGGGAGGCCAAGTCACAGACAAAACAACAATGGAAGGTCTAGCGGTTCTTCGCGATATGTGGCATATACTCATAAACGAGCCAGAAGATAAAGAATTTGATGAGAAGTTCTCAAAGAAAATATTAGAAGACAAACCTGACGTTAGCGGAGCGTGCTTCAGCTGGGAACTCAAGCCTGGCCAGGACGTCCCTGAGGTCAAGATTTATGTCCCTTTGAATCAATATTTCAAGAACGACAAGGATGCTGCAGAAGCCATGGAGAAGGTCTTTCGGAAGAGAGGGTGGACTTGGGGCATAGAGGGCACATATAAGAAGATTGTGTCGGATGCATAG
- a CDS encoding hypothetical protein (EggNog:ENOG41~antiSMASH:Cluster_5.6~MEROPS:MER0017177~SMCOG1036:alpha/beta hydrolase fold protein) — protein sequence MDNFDKRFTTSDGDTYAYDCIPAKDNKETFLFIHGCPSSRYDWRYQFKDLSDAGYGVIAPDCLGYGDSDKRADLESYNLKRLSRHFIGLLDHEKIDKVIGVSHDWGSMVMSRVVVWHPERFSKLVFMSAGYTAPGVFFDIDGLNVWSQKELGYMQLGYWYFFNSYDAERVILDHLESFFHLAYADNNALWITGLAAINGTREWLTSDMTCPLPPFLTEQDKARWLEINRRKDTIKGLLNYYRSLMRGIQAEDEDPLTDEQRMLKVPVLGICGGGDMVTRADQIGRGITPYASKGYKEVVLEGAGHWVMLERRAEVTNALLEFVREDSS from the exons ATGGACAATTTTGACAAGCGATTCACCACGAGTGATGGTGATACTTATGCCTATGACTGCATCCCAGCCAAAGACAACAAAGAAACATTTCTCTTCATCCACGGCTGCCCGTCTTCGCGCTACGACTGGCGATATCAATTCAAGGACCTCTCAGATGCAGGCTATGGAGTCATTGCCCCAGACTGTCTCGGCTATGGCGATTCCGACAAGCGCGCTGACCTTGAATCTTACAATTTGAAGCGTCTCAGTCGGCACTTTATAGGATTGCTAGATCATGAGAAGATTGACAAAGTCATTGGTGTCTCACATGACTGGGGATCTATGGTCATGTCTAGAGTTGTTGTTTGGCATCCTGAGAGATTTTCCAAGCTGGTGTTCATGTCTGCGGGCTATACAGCACCAGGAGTCTTCTTTGACATTGATGGATTGAATGTCTGGAGTCAGAAAGAGCTTGGGTATATGCAGTTGGGCTACTGGtacttcttcaactcatATGATGCTGAGCGAGTTATTCTTGATCAT CTAGAGTCATTCTTCCACCTCGCATACGCCGACAACAATGCCCTATGGATAACAGGACTTGCAGCTATCAACGGAACACGAGAATGGCTGACCTCCGACATGACATGTCCCCTCCCCCCATTCCTCACAGAACAAGACAAGGCCCGCTGGCTTGAGATCAACAGACGCAAGGACACCATCAAAGGCCTGCTCAACTACTACCGTTCCCTCATGCGTGGGATCCAAGCAGAGGACGAGGATCCACTGACAGATGAGCAACGCATGCTCAAAGTTCCAGTTCTTGGTATCTGCGGCGGTGGAGATATGGTTACACGGGCGGATCAAATTGGGAGGGGTATCACACCATATGCAAGCAAGGGCTACAAAGAAGTGGTTCTTGAAGGAGCAGGACACTGGGTCATGCTTGAGAGACGAGCCGAAGTGACAAATGCCCTGTTGGAATTTGTCCGGGAGGATTCATCATGA